One Microbacter margulisiae genomic window carries:
- the panD gene encoding aspartate 1-decarboxylase, with product MQIEVLKSKIHRVTVTDANLNYIGSITLDEDLMDAANMIEFEKVQVLNINNGARFETYIIKGERGSGTVCLNGAAARLVQPGDVVLVVSFAQMDFEEAKTFKPTIIFPDTATNKLV from the coding sequence ATGCAAATTGAAGTATTAAAATCCAAGATTCATCGTGTGACGGTGACGGATGCCAATCTGAATTATATCGGGAGTATAACGCTTGATGAGGATTTGATGGATGCCGCTAATATGATTGAGTTTGAAAAAGTTCAGGTTCTGAATATTAATAACGGAGCTCGTTTCGAGACGTATATCATTAAAGGGGAACGGGGTAGCGGAACCGTATGTCTTAACGGTGCTGCAGCCCGATTGGTACAACCGGGTGACGTAGTTTTGGTTGTTTCTTTTGCTCAGATGGACTTTGAAGAAGCGAAGACGTTCAAGCCCACGATTATTTTCCCTGATACCGCTACCAATAAACTGGTCTAA
- the panC gene encoding pantoate--beta-alanine ligase, translated as MEVFLTIAALQAALSEAKAKGFGVGLVPTMGALHAGHLSLVQHCVADNDVTVVSVFVNPTQFNDKNDLLKYPRTLDQDVELLTQAGCTYVFAPSEAEIYPEPDSRQFDFGQLGGVMEGKFRPGHFNGVAQVVTRLFDIVKPDRAYFGEKDFQQLAIIRHLVKQLQIPVEITGCQIVREADGLALSSRNSRLTPKQRSNAPIIAQTLFESRKFVSDWSVSDVKKWVIETINGVEEMNVEYFEIVNSQTLQPIADWNECDCVVGCIAVFCGDVRLIDNLHYL; from the coding sequence ATGGAAGTTTTTTTAACCATTGCTGCTTTACAGGCAGCGCTTTCGGAAGCGAAAGCAAAAGGCTTCGGAGTAGGCTTGGTGCCTACAATGGGAGCATTGCATGCAGGACATCTTTCATTGGTGCAACATTGCGTAGCCGACAATGATGTAACTGTGGTTTCTGTGTTCGTGAATCCTACTCAGTTTAACGATAAAAATGACCTACTGAAATATCCGCGCACACTTGATCAGGATGTTGAATTACTTACTCAGGCAGGTTGTACCTATGTTTTCGCTCCTTCCGAAGCGGAAATCTACCCGGAGCCAGATTCACGCCAGTTTGATTTCGGACAATTGGGCGGTGTGATGGAAGGAAAGTTCCGTCCTGGTCATTTTAACGGCGTTGCGCAGGTGGTAACACGATTATTTGACATTGTAAAACCGGATCGGGCTTACTTTGGAGAAAAAGATTTTCAACAACTAGCTATTATCCGTCATTTGGTGAAGCAATTGCAAATTCCGGTGGAAATTACCGGATGTCAGATTGTACGCGAAGCGGATGGGTTGGCTTTAAGCAGCCGTAACAGCCGTTTAACCCCCAAGCAAAGGAGTAATGCTCCCATTATCGCGCAAACACTGTTCGAAAGCCGCAAGTTTGTATCTGACTGGTCGGTCTCTGATGTCAAAAAATGGGTGATCGAGACCATTAACGGAGTGGAAGAAATGAATGTGGAATATTTTGAGATTGTTAATAGTCAAACGCTTCAACCGATTGCCGACTGGAACGAGTGCGATTGCGTGGTGGGTTGTATCGCTGTCTTCTGTGGCGATGTCCGTCTGATTGATAACTTACATTATTTGTAA
- a CDS encoding glycosyltransferase family 2 protein, whose product MNITRQSFPVTGKPLFSILIPSWNNLPFLKLCVESIRKNSRFEHQIIIHINEGHDGTLEWVQQQQLAYTHSTENIGVCYALNAAAALAVTDYIAYMNDDMYVCPDWDKYLYDEIQACQTEYFFFSSTLIEPHKTRCHCMIAPANYGTSPAHFDEARLLKEYKSFQFHDWNGASWPPNVVHRNIWHLVGGYSIEFSPGMYSDPDFSMKLWQAGVRLFKGISASRVYHFMSKSTGKLPQEANKDGKKEFLDKWQMTARTFYYHFLSIGKPFEGERSEPKDSLHYTAKKIGNSLKRRLS is encoded by the coding sequence ATGAACATTACCCGGCAATCTTTTCCTGTCACAGGCAAGCCGCTCTTTTCCATTCTGATTCCTTCATGGAATAATCTGCCGTTCCTAAAACTTTGTGTGGAGAGTATCCGGAAAAACAGCAGATTTGAACATCAAATCATCATTCATATCAACGAAGGTCATGATGGAACACTGGAATGGGTGCAGCAACAACAGCTCGCCTACACTCACAGCACCGAGAACATAGGCGTTTGTTATGCACTGAATGCCGCTGCAGCATTAGCCGTTACCGATTATATTGCTTATATGAATGATGACATGTATGTTTGTCCTGATTGGGATAAATATCTTTACGATGAAATACAGGCATGCCAAACGGAATATTTCTTCTTTTCGTCTACGCTGATCGAACCACATAAAACACGTTGTCATTGCATGATTGCTCCGGCAAATTACGGTACATCTCCTGCCCATTTTGACGAAGCACGATTGCTAAAAGAATATAAGTCCTTCCAATTTCACGACTGGAACGGTGCATCATGGCCTCCAAACGTAGTACACAGGAATATCTGGCATCTGGTAGGAGGATATAGCATCGAATTTTCGCCGGGTATGTATTCTGATCCGGACTTTTCGATGAAACTATGGCAGGCAGGCGTACGACTTTTCAAAGGAATATCGGCCAGCCGCGTGTACCACTTCATGTCAAAGTCGACAGGAAAACTCCCTCAAGAAGCTAATAAAGACGGAAAGAAAGAGTTTCTGGATAAATGGCAAATGACAGCGCGTACTTTCTACTATCATTTCCTCTCTATTGGAAAACCATTTGAAGGAGAACGTAGCGAACCAAAAGATTCGCTCCATTATACCGCAAAAAAAATTGGAAATAGCCTGAAAAGACGCCTTTCGTAG
- a CDS encoding IS4 family transposase: protein MHKEKFVFAQLVEFLNADKFRHIVDKHQGNRYIKSFTCWNQLLVLMFGQLCNRRSLRDLAMAIGAHRGKGYHLGFGSDVKLSNLSKANTNRDYRIFEEFAYYMVGKAQSKRMDNIFKLGGKVYAFDSTTIDLCMNIYQWARFRKTKGGVKIHTLFDLETQIPMFFHITPAAVNDVNAMDVIPYEPGSFYVFDRGYNDFKRLFRINEIRSLFVVRAKNNLQCKAVRWKRRMPKNILSDSVVTFTGYMSERHYPKPIRRIVFYDEEQDRVFTFLTNAFSLDALQVVLLYKNRWQIELFFKWMKQHLNIQKFWGVTENAVRIQIYSAITAYCLVAIVHHDLKMECSIYEMLQILSMSLTDKANINDLLNKSNFNNFNERCGSSEPSLFAF, encoded by the coding sequence ATGCATAAAGAGAAGTTCGTTTTCGCCCAATTAGTCGAGTTTCTTAATGCCGATAAATTCAGGCACATTGTAGACAAGCACCAAGGAAACCGCTATATCAAGTCTTTTACCTGTTGGAATCAGCTGCTTGTTCTCATGTTCGGACAACTTTGCAACAGAAGGAGTCTGAGAGATTTGGCGATGGCTATCGGTGCGCATAGGGGTAAAGGATATCATCTGGGTTTTGGCAGTGATGTCAAGCTAAGCAATCTTTCCAAGGCAAATACCAATCGGGACTATCGCATTTTTGAAGAGTTTGCCTATTACATGGTTGGCAAAGCTCAATCAAAACGTATGGACAACATCTTCAAGCTTGGAGGTAAAGTCTATGCCTTTGATTCAACGACCATTGACTTATGTATGAACATTTATCAATGGGCTCGTTTCAGAAAGACAAAAGGTGGAGTTAAAATCCATACCCTGTTTGACCTGGAAACTCAGATCCCAATGTTCTTCCATATCACTCCTGCTGCGGTAAATGACGTAAACGCGATGGATGTGATTCCCTATGAACCAGGATCTTTTTATGTGTTTGACCGCGGGTACAACGATTTCAAACGATTGTTTAGAATCAACGAAATCAGGTCATTATTTGTGGTCAGAGCCAAGAACAATCTACAGTGCAAGGCAGTCAGATGGAAGAGAAGGATGCCGAAAAACATCCTCTCAGATTCCGTGGTGACATTCACTGGTTACATGAGCGAAAGGCATTATCCGAAGCCCATACGAAGAATTGTCTTCTACGACGAAGAGCAAGACCGAGTGTTTACATTCCTAACCAATGCTTTTAGTCTTGATGCTTTGCAAGTCGTGCTGCTTTACAAGAACAGATGGCAGATCGAGCTGTTTTTCAAGTGGATGAAGCAACACCTCAATATCCAAAAGTTTTGGGGCGTAACTGAGAATGCTGTCAGGATCCAGATTTACTCGGCTATTACCGCCTACTGCTTGGTAGCTATTGTGCATCATGACTTGAAGATGGAATGCTCCATCTACGAAATGCTTCAGATTCTCAGCATGTCACTAACGGACAAAGCCAACATAAATGATTTGCTCAACAAATCTAACTTCAACAATTTCAATGAACGATGCGGTTCAAGTGAACCAAGTTTATTTGCTTTTTAA